In Rhodamnia argentea isolate NSW1041297 chromosome 5, ASM2092103v1, whole genome shotgun sequence, the DNA window ATCAATCTTCCAACAAGTCTCTAGTATCTCCCCCCGTCCACCGGTACCTGGTTTGTCTCAATACATAACTTCAAACCCGCTTCAATTGGGGTGTCAGTTGGTTGGCAAGCAGACATACCGATTTCATGTATCAGATCTAAGGCATACTTTCTTTGAGATAAAAAGATTCCTTTACTTGATCGAGATACTTCAATTCCTAGAAAGTATTTTAGGGGGCctaagtctttcatttcaaattccttgAACAAGTACTCCCGCAAAGCTCTCATTTCTTCTGGATCATTGCCTGTGATaatcatgtcatccacatatacaATGAGTGCAGTAATTTTTCCATGTCGCTTCTTAAGAAATAATGTGTGATCTGAATTGCTTTGTCTGTAACCAAAGATTGTCATGGATTTGGTAAATCGTCCGAACCAAGCTCTAGGAGATTGTTTTAATCCATATAGTGATTTCTTCAACTTGCAcaccttttgattttgtctttCTATCACCATGCACCCTGGAGGGAGATCCATGTATACTTCTTGAGATAGTTCGCCATGTAGGAATGCGTTCTTCACATCAAACTGTTATAACGGCCAATCAAACTTTGCAGCTAAGGATAATAGGACTCGAATCGTGTTGATTTTGGCTACAGGTGCAAATGTTTCAATGTAGTCAATTCCATACGTTTGGGTATATCCTTTTGCCACCAATCTTGCCTTAAAGCGTTCGATTGTACCATCGGCTTTGTATTTCACAATAAAGATCCATCGACACCCAATTGTTCTCTTTCTCGTGGGATGATCGACGAGCTCCCAAGTTTGGTTCTTTTGCAATGAGGCCATTTCTTCATTCATCGCGGCTTTCCATCTTGGATCATTTAAGGCTTCCCGCACACTGTTAGGTATAGATACAATAGATAATTGATTGACAAATGACTGATTTGTTTTTGACAAGCGATGTGTAGCCATGTAATGATTCATGGGATATCTTACTTTACTAGACAATTGAGGTTCATATGTAGGTTTCGAAATACCTCTGGTGAGACGTTGTGGTAATTGTCTTCTGGATGACTCAAGTGTTGTATAAGGAATAGCTTCAAACAACAATTGGTTTGGTGTATCAATCGGGAGGGACTCGGGCTCGGGTTCAGAAGTTTCCTAGCTTTTTGGATGCTCATTCCCACTTAGATCCAAGTTTTGACCACTAGGCTCCAACTCATCCGCTTCTACACTTATTGTGTCGTTGTGTAAGTTATCACCACTCAAATCCGAGTTTCCTATATTTCGATCGGATACTTCTACCATATCTTCCTCAAGATCATATATAAGAGTTTGAATTTCCTCTAAATACTCCCCCTGAAAGTCGGACTCCAAAAAATACATAATATCTTCATGAAAGACATCCATAGTAACAAACATGCGTTTAGTAGGAGGATGATAGCATCCGTATCTTTTTTGATGAAGGGCATATCCAACAAAGACACATTTCAAGGCTCGAGGCATTAAATTACTGCGTTGGTGTGTGTGAAGATGAACATAGACAACGCATCCAAAGACATGAGGGGGTAGATTTGGAACCGAGGGAGCAACAACAACTTCTGCAAGTGTTTGAAAGGGTGTTTTGAAGTTGAGAGAACGAGATGGAACACGGTTGATGAGATATGCGGTAGAGAGAAGAGCTTCACCCCAGTAGTATAAGGCCATGTGAGCCTCGATTAGAGAAGCGTGAACGACCTCTAATAAGTGTCTATTCTTGCGCTCGGCCACACCATTCTATTGTGGTGTACCCGAACAACTGGTTTGATGGATCGAGCCATGAGATTCCAAAACATGCTGAAGTTCGGAATCTTGGTATTCCTCGCCATTATCACTTCATAATACTTGCATGCGGGCATTGTACTGTGTACTAATGGTGTTATAAAACTTTTGAAAGAGCAACTTAACTTCGGATTTGGATTTCATCAAACACAACCAAGTCATCCGAGTGCAATCATCTATAAAAGTAACAAACCAATGTGACCCCCCTAATGTGGGAACTTTGGATGGACCCCAAACATCAAAGTGAATAACCATAAAAGGAACtggacttttatttaaaatcaaaggaaaagaagcacgATAGCTTTTTGCAAGTTCACACACATCAcatttgaaaatagaaatatcCAAATTCGTAAATAAACTAGGAAACAACCTTTTTAAATAACCAAATGAGGCATGTCCCAAACGTCGATGCCAGAGTCCGATCTTAGCTATTTTCTTTGGTGAACCCATGCTTTCTCTTGCTAAAGCTTGTTGTAATATGTTGGAAGTTTTTGACTCCAAGTCCAAGTAGTATAGCTTCCAGTTCTTAACACCATAACCAATCGTTTGTCGAGTCCGAATGTCCTTAAACACACAATGGTCGGGCCAAAAAATAACAACACAAGATAAGGTGGAAGTGATTTGAGAGACCGACAAGAGGTTATAATCTAAGGAAGGGAACAACTAACACATAATCAAGATGTAAAGTGTTAGTAAGATGGGATGACCCTTCCCCAATAACCGGGATGGTATTACCGTTGGCTGTGGAGACACAATTTTGGGAGGATGTGTTAAGGGTTGAGACTTGGCTAACATCAAATGTCATACGGTTAGTAGCACCGTAATCACTTATCCATGCACTATTCAAAACAGGTGTAGAAATGTTTAAGACCTTACCTCCAGTGTTTGTAGTGGTTACCAATGCTGATGACTTAGGAGTAGCATTGTCGTCCTTTGTTTGAGTAACTGCTGAAGTAGAAGGCCGTTTGGAATTCCAATGCCGAGTTGGGTCTCACCAGTCTGGATATCCAATAAGTTCAAAACATCGACTTTTGGAATGACCAATTTGGCTACAATGAGTGCATTTGTAGGTAGGTTTGTCCGAACTATTAGAGCCCTTTTTAGTGGTGAATTTTGGCCGGTCTTGTGAGGGCCGACTAGGTCGGTGACGGGTGATCATGGCGGAAGCTTCGGATGTCTCAATATTATTATTCAGGGTAGTAGAACATATTGCCTCACGACGAACCAAGGAATAGCACTCTTCCGGACTTAGTAGGGGCTCTTGACGTAAAATTTCCCTTCGAATTTGGTCAAAAACCTTATCCAACCCAGCCAGAAATATGTGTACTCGTATGCGTTCAATGGACTGACGGTATGCTCGAACATCATCGGGGTCTTTCATTATCACTTTGTCACGATGATCTAGTTCTTGGAAGATTTATGTTAACTCCCCATAATAGATTGGGAGTGACTTGGCACCTTGTTTGGCTGAGAAGGCTTTTTGATGCAAAGAATAGACATGCATTTCATCGCTACCACCATAAAATGCTTTGGAAAGAGTACTCCAGATTTCACGAGCAGTAGGTATACGTAAGTAGCGCTTCATAATGTCAGGGGACATAGACATCAACAACCATCTTTTAACCTTCTGATTTTCAGCATACCATTTGTCATATCCTTTGTCGGATTCGGCAGGGGGTGGTGTGCGGCCGATAATATACGAGAGTTTTTCTCGTTCAGCAATATGCATCTCCATTAATTGGGACCACACGTCATAATTTGTTTCACTAAGTAGAATGCCTGCATTAAAGATGCCCTCAGTCTAAACAAAGACTGGAACAGAATTGGTTCCAGAAGGGTCACCTttttcactcatttttttttttttctcttttttcttttaaatctgtACTACAAACAATATATTGATAGTAACAATTTAAAATCAAACACAGCAACATGAaagggagcaaaaaaaaaacaaaaataagaaaaacagaGGATAGCACCAGGATGTCTGGCTTGGCTGCCTAATACTCGCGTGCCCAGACGAGCGACTGGTGGGATTGGTGCGGATCTGGATGAATTGTTGTGGGTCTGGTGGGCCTTGGTTTGGTGCAGCAGTCTCAGCAATGAGTGGGCAGCAAGCGAAGCAACTTCTCAGACGGTGGTGGGCGACTACCGgtttgggtattttttttttcttcggttTATGGTTTGGAAGTTCTGGGTAtgatgttttttgttttttttttttttatttggaatgGATCAAACGTatggctccgataccatgaaaagaacaaggaTGATAAAccgattcttttttctttatttcactGATCAAATACATTGTATATATAGGACTAGAATTCCAATTAACATCCTAGAAATCTGCCTATACAATCTCCATGACCTGTATACACCTATACAATCTTCTATATAAGGGAAATAAAACAATCGACAACCAAGACAGAATCTTTGACTATCTCAACATTTCATACCTAGCTATGGCGAGCTTCGAAGTCAGTCTTTGCTTTCTGAAGATGAGATTATTGCGAGCTTTCCATATAAACCGCAAGATCGTCGCACTAATCTCCAAAGTCGATGAGGTTTGTGGCTCTTCTTTCATTCTGACCAACCACCTCGTCGAATCGAGTTAACTCCTTTCTGTGTATTCTGATGTTCAGGGTCGGCTCACTCCAAACCAGGGACGTCCCTGGACATAGTAGCAGCATGTGCTCAGTCGTCTCAACTTCTCGCTTGCACACTACACAGATAGGTTCAGGTACTACCTTCCTCTTACAGAGATTATCTAGTGTAGGCAGGGCGTTGTGACAGGCACTCCACAAGAAAATTTTAATCTTGGGGATGGTTTTGGATTGCCAAATATAGTTCCATAGGTCTGGTTTTGGCTGATAGGAAGAGGATGCTATTTCTGTGTGGGTTGGGATTGTCAACTCTCTGTTGCTGAAATACCCACTTTTGACTATGTAATTCCCTGACTTGTTGTTTACCCGCCCAAGTCTATCCTCTGTGGTTGAGGGGCCTACATGAAAAGCGagaatttctcttattttctgGTCATCAAACATAGAGTTCAGCAGTGGTTCATGTCTTGCTGCTGGTCCACCTATGACTCCACTTTTTATCCATTCATCTTCTGTAGTGATGATCTTCTCGCCATTACCCACAGCCCACATAACATGAGGAGAAATCGCATCTCTTCCAATGACCAGACTTTGCCAACCCCACAATGGGCGGGACCCTTTCTTGGCTTGCCAAAAATTACATCATGGGAAGTAAAATCCCTTCTTGACCTGGCTCCAAAGCGTCTCGGGATGTTGCCATATTCTGGTGGCTAATGTGCTTTCTCACTCGATGAAGCAAGCGATTTCAGCAGGCATTATTCGAGGAATCAAGTTGAACAGCAACTGTTCTACATTATCACATCTTCTATTTGGTAacgattcaattttttttcttggatggTACTATTGTTGAATGTCAAACTGTGGCTGCAATACTACACAAATACTGCTTTGCATCTGGCCAGGctataaatttaaataaatctgGGATTTATTTCAGCAAAGGTTGTCCACAGCGTTTGAGAAGGAACATGGCTTCAGAAATGAGAGTGCCAGAAATGGGAAAAACTGGGAAATATCTAGGAATCCTGTCAAATTGGGGTGCTTCGAAGAAAGAGATGTTTGCATGGATTCTTGCGCAAGTCAACATGAAGCTAGAAAGttggaaggaaaatttgatGTCAAAAGCGGGTAAAGAAATCCTGATAAAAGCAGGGGTGCAGGCACTTCCTCAATATGCTATGTCCATTTTTAAAATCCCAGTTTCCATTTGTAAAGTTATTGAGAGGAAAATAGCTACATTTTGTTGGAGAAATAACAACAAATCAGGTAGTTTACACTGGAGGAAATGGGAAGCTTTAAAGCTTAGAAAGGACGAAGGGGGGCTTGGATTCAAAGATTTATTGGCTCTTAATAAAGCCATGTTAGGGAAACAAGTACTTGTTAGTTACATTATCTTTTATTCAAACGAAACACAAGAATACATTTAGAGGAGTCAAAAATAGGTACATCTACTCTAGAGTACTAAGTAGCCTCGTCTCTGTTAGCATGATAGTCGCAGGGACTTGGGTATCTGAAAAGGAATTCAATCACGACGAGCCGAAACTCAGCAAGTAAAACATCTAGCCTAACGACTAGGCAACCCATTCAGTTATTCAATCCAGCAGATCACGATAGGCATACAGACAATTGAGCGTAAAAGAAAACCACCCTAATGCACCTACACAAAGGAATCATGGGGCTATCGAGGGTCTAATCAATGAAGTgaacacaaaaaatacaaagaacCAGCAATTCCTTCTTTCTACCCTCACGACCGAGCACCATTATAACTCCACGTCCAACTCACATTCATCTGGTAACTTTTTGTGCGATCTCACCTCAATTTCAACTTACCCAAAGCCAGGTAATAATCAAGTAACCACTGAACTTACCTCAGTTAAGTACCCAACCTCACAAatcctttccccatccatgtGGCCTAACTTCACTCTGTATGATCCCATCTCAATTCATTGCACACGAACGACAATCAGGACGATCAGCTTACATAAACCGCTTATGCAGTACTGAGAGACGTCAACCCAAACAACGGATCGAAAATTCATCGCCATTTTCCCTACCACGCAAGACCGACCACTCTTCGGCATACCCACTTTCAAAAATCGAGAATTCGTGCTAAAACAAACGAAGAATGAGCAGACTAGCGGTGAGGATAGATATTTACTTGCCTCAGTTTGTAGCTCAGAGTAAACGAAGTCAAATCACGCCCGCAACAAGCCGTGGTTCCTCCTTCTTTGACGGCGCATGAATGAGGCGAGGTGAAGGATGAAGGCTGGTCAGGCGTGGCGAGGGGCTGAGGGAGATGCTAGGGAAGCTTGTGGGTCGTCGGCGCCGAGCTTCGAGGGTCGCTGAGCTAGTTGGGTGGAGCACGGGCAAGGGAGATGAGaccgagagaaaagagaggagaaatggGAGAGAGTTCTCTTGAGGGGCTACCAGCCTACCACAACATAacggagagagaaaagaatggCTTTTATAGTGGGTGAGGGGTGAGAggcggggaagagagagaggttaaGGTCGGTGGGCTTCGCGGGTCCAAGCTTCGTGCCGAGCGATCGTATGAGATCCAAACCAAAGCATCGATCGCTTGTCCGTCCAAAAACTATCCTCCACATCCAACAGTCCCATTAGTTCAACATCCGTCGCGCCCGTGATTAGAACTCTCGAGACACAATTGTCGCTCATTCTCGTTTATAACTAACTATTCCGCTTATAATTCTAACCGGAGAAATTTTTAGTCTTCACATTACAGCTTATAAGGCCCGCCTAAATCCAATTGATTAGAAGCACAAAATAAGTATAAAGcatgcttttctttttgagttaGACTACTCGATCCTCTTAATCTCGATTAATATTTTATGCGATGATGTTTcgattattaatttttaaattatggGCGGGCTTAGGGGAAGGATTTTCAGGCTCGGCCCAGCCCACCCAAAGCcgagctttttaattttttgcaataaaagcagaaactatatattttttaggGGTCGAAATCAGAAACTATTTGGGCCGAGGAAATTGGAAtagcaaaaagagaaacaagaaaaaaaaaaaaaaagggaaagaagttGTCGTTGCTGTTTCGGAAATAAATAGCCAAACGAGAGACAAGGAGAGGCCACGCTGTCGCTCATCCTCGGCCACTGCTTCCCAAGCTAAAGTACACTCCTCAAGTCTCCATCTCCACGCTCAGCTCGTTCGCCATGGTGTTTGCAGCTTGAATCCTCACCATCGCTTGATCGATAGGAGCCGACTCTCCACCGAAGATGGCGGCGACGGGCTCTGCTTCTCCTCTCTCCCTCGCCTTCTCTTCCGCTTCCTATCCACGCGCGAGCTCCCGGAACCTCCTCTCCTTCCGACACGCCCTCCTCCGCCTCGCTTCCTCTGAAGacggcgccgccgccgccgactcCCGACCTCCTCCGCTCCGCGTCTCGGCGAGCTCCAACCCTAAGGCCCGGCTCGTCGCCCGGAGGAAAGAGTCCGTCTCCGTCAGGCAGCTGGACCGGCCTCTGAGTAATGATAGTggagatagtttttttttttttttttgagttagcTTCTGATTTGATGCCGGCATGGTCGTGGTGTTTGGGGTTTTGGTAGGTGAGTACATGAGCTTGCCGGCGAGTCAGTACTCGGTGTTGGACGCGGAGAGAATCGAGAGAGTGGATGACAGCACGTTCCGGTGCTATGTGCATAGGTTCAAGTTCTTTGCGTTTGAGGTGTGCCCTGTTTTGCTGGTTAGGGTGGAAGAGCAGCCCAATGGCTGTTGCATTAAGCTATTGTCGTGCAAGGTGTGTGCCCTCTGTTGTGTCTTAGTGTCAGATTTGATTGGTTTAGTACAATGTGTGATCCATGTGCTCAATTGAGAAGAGATTTgtttggaaataaaaattttgagctATGAAAATTTGACATTGGCTGAGCAGGTTCCACATTGA includes these proteins:
- the LOC115749859 gene encoding uncharacterized protein LOC115749859 isoform X3 translates to MAATGSASPLSLAFSSASYPRASSRNLLSFRHALLRLASSEDGAAAADSRPPPLRVSASSNPKARLVARRKESVSVRQLDRPLSEYMSLPASQYSVLDAERIERVDDSTFRCYVHRFKFFAFEVCPVLLVRVEEQPNGCCIKLLSCKLEGSPIIAAQNDKFDASMVNRISCESNQRTSSLQQLTSDTTIEVSIDIPFAFQAIPVQAIESSGTQILEQILRIMLPRFMTQIKDSLFFHGNRRGA
- the LOC115749859 gene encoding uncharacterized protein LOC115749859 isoform X2 — its product is MAATGSASPLSLAFSSASYPRASSRNLLSFRHALLRLASSEDGAAAADSRPPPLRVSASSNPKARLVARRKESVSVRQLDRPLSEYMSLPASQYSVLDAERIERVDDSTFRCYVHRFKFFAFEVCPVLLVRVEEQPNGCCIKLLSCKLEGSPIIAAQNDKFDASMVNRISCESNQRTSSLQQLTSDTTIEVSIDIPFAFQAIPVQAIESSGTQILEQILRIMLPRFMTQLIERFLLTQQSSWLMLSSHR
- the LOC115749859 gene encoding uncharacterized protein SYNPCC7002_A1590 isoform X1; the protein is MAATGSASPLSLAFSSASYPRASSRNLLSFRHALLRLASSEDGAAAADSRPPPLRVSASSNPKARLVARRKESVSVRQLDRPLSEYMSLPASQYSVLDAERIERVDDSTFRCYVHRFKFFAFEVCPVLLVRVEEQPNGCCIKLLSCKLEGSPIIAAQNDKFDASMVNRISCESNQRTSSLQQLTSDTTIEVSIDIPFAFQAIPVQAIESSGTQILEQILRIMLPRFMTQLVKDYQAWASGDTSRQPLGTGKI